The genomic stretch AGCCCGCTTAGCCCTTGTTTTCCATCACAGATACTCCCGCGGAAGCGGCTGTGTCAAAACTCCGGAGGCTACCGTCCCCCAAAGAGTCATTCCCGCGAAAGCTTGCCCTCGACCCCGATCGGGGGCGGGAATCCAGGGGTGGGGAAGGGCGGAGCCGTGGCTTTTCCGCGCGGTCTCATCAATACTTCCAGACGATGAGCGCGGTCGAGAATCCTGTTCCGTTGAAGGCGGCTCACCCGTTCGCCTTGGTGGCGGTTCCGGCGCCGATGCTGGAGCCGTTGACCTACGCGGTGCCCGGGAGTCTGCGGGAGCGCCTGGCGGTGGGGATGCGAGTCCTGGTGCCGCTGGGGCGGCGCCGCGTGACCGGGGTGGTGGTGGGGTTCGAGCGCGCGACGCGCCTGGCCGGCGTCAAGGAGATCGCCCAGGCGCTGGACGACGAAGTGCTGCTGGACGAGGGGTTCCTGGAGTTGTGCCGCTGGGCGGCGGACTACTACGTGGCCTCCCTGGGCGAGGTGCTGGCGGCGGCGCTGCCGCCGCTGCTGCGCACCGAGAGCCGCGTGGTGGCGGCGTTCGCGCGCGCGCCCGAAGACTATCACGGGGAGGTGGACAGGGAGGTGCTCGAGGCGCTGCGCGAGCGCGGTCCGCTGGCGCCGGCGACGCTGAGCCGGCTGTTTCCGCGCCGGGGCGTGCGCGCGGCGCTGGACCGGCTCGCGGCACAGGGCGCGGCGACCGTGGGCGAGCGGCTGCGCGGGCATATGCGCGAGGCCCGGCGCCGCCGGGCGGCGCCGCCGGAAAAGACCACCAGCGGGGCGCCGCCGAGCCGCGCGCCGGTGCTCACGGACGAGCAGCAGGACGTGCTCCGGTCCATGGAAAGGCGCCTGCGCGACGACGGCTTCGAGACCGTGCTGCTCCACGGGGTCACCGGCAGCGGCAAGACCGAGGTGTACCTGCAGGCCATGGAGACGGTGCGCGGGCGTGGGCGCCAGTGCCTGATCCTGGTGCCGGAGATCGCCCTGACGCCGCAGTTGCTCGACCGGCTCGAAGGGCGTTTCCCGGGCGACGTGGCGGTGCTCCACAGCGGCCTCACCCCGGCGGAACGGTGGCGTCACTGGTGGCGCATCGCCCACGGGGTGGTGAAGGTGGTGGTGGGGGCTCGCTCCGCGGTGTTCGCTCCGGTCCGGGACCTGGGGCTCATCGTCGTGGACGAGGAGCACGACTACAGCTACAAGCAGGAGGAAGGCGTGCGCTACCACGGGCGTGACCTCGCGGTGGTACGCGCCCGTATCGCCGGCTGTCCCGTGATCCTGGGCTCGGCCACGCCGTCCCTTGAGAGCTACCATAACGCCCGTAGCGGCCGTTACCGCCTGCTCGAGCTCACCCGGCGGGTGCAAGCGCGGCCCATGCCCGGCGTCGAAGTGGTGGACCTCAAGGCCGGGCAGGAGCCGGCGCCCACGGAGGGGCTCTTCTCCCCGCCGTTGCTGCGCGCGCTGCGGGAGAACCAGGAACAGGGCCTGCAGAGCCTGATCTTCCTCAATCGGCGCGGCTTCGCCTCGTTCCTCCAGTGCTGGTCCTGCGGCTTCGTGGTGCGCTGCCCGCACTGCAGCATCAGCCTCACCTACCACCTCGGGCGCAACAGCACCTTCTGCCACCACTGCGGCTTCCGCCGGCGCAAGGTCGACGCTTGTCCCGCCTGCGGCAACGTATCGCTGAGCGAGGTGGGCGCCGGCACGGAAAGAGTCGAGCACGCGCTCCGGCGGCTTCTGCCCAAGGCGCGCATCGGACGCATGGACCGGGACACCACCAGCGCCCGCGGCGCCCAGGAGCGCATCTTCCGGGCCTGGGAGAAGGGAGACCTCGACGTGCTCGTGGGTACGCAGATGGTGGCCAAGGGCCACGACGTCGGCGGCGTGACCCTGGTGGGGGTGGTGCTGGCCGACTCCTCGCTCAACCTGCCGGACTTCCGCGCGGCGGAGAAGACCTTCCAGATTATCAGCCAGGTGGCCGGGCGCGCCGGCCGGGCGCGCCGGCCCGGCCGCGTCATCGTGCAGACCCTTGTGCCGGGTCACTACTGCTTCGGCCATGCCCAGGGCCACGATTACCCGTCGTTCTTCGCGGCCGAGATCGAGTTTCGCCGCGAGCTCGGCTATCCGCCGTTCCGCCATCTCGTGCACCTGCGGCTGGACGGCACCGAGGAGGAGGGTGTGGCGCGACGCGCGCGCGCCCTCGCGCGGGACCTGCGCCGTGACGACAACCCGCACGGGGTGGAGATACTGGGGCCGGCGCCCGCGCCCATCACCAAGCTGCGCAACCGCTACCGCTGGCAGATCCTGCTCAAGGGGCGCAGCCGCCCGGCCCTCGGGGTCATGGCCCGGCGCGCCGCCGCCTTGGTCCCCAAGGGCCGGACGGTCCGGCTCCACATTGATGTGGATCCGTACAACATGTTATAAATGCGGGAAATTCGTACTCAAGCCCCTGACACGTCCAACCGTCATTCCCGCGGAACAGGCTATGTCAAAACTTCGGTTGAGAATGGGCACCAACACCCCGAATCGTCATTCCCGCGAAAGCTTGCCCTCGACCGCGATCGGGGGCGGGAATCCAGGCAGGGTGAGGCGGCGGAAGGCATGATCCTCGATATTCTGAAGTTTCCGGAACCGATCCTGCGGATGCCGGCCCAGCCCGTGGGAGCCGTCACCGGCGAGATCGCCGAGCTGATGGAGAACATGCTGGAGACCATGTACGCGGCCCCCGGCATCGGCCTGGCCG from Deltaproteobacteria bacterium encodes the following:
- the priA gene encoding primosomal protein N'; protein product: MKAAHPFALVAVPAPMLEPLTYAVPGSLRERLAVGMRVLVPLGRRRVTGVVVGFERATRLAGVKEIAQALDDEVLLDEGFLELCRWAADYYVASLGEVLAAALPPLLRTESRVVAAFARAPEDYHGEVDREVLEALRERGPLAPATLSRLFPRRGVRAALDRLAAQGAATVGERLRGHMREARRRRAAPPEKTTSGAPPSRAPVLTDEQQDVLRSMERRLRDDGFETVLLHGVTGSGKTEVYLQAMETVRGRGRQCLILVPEIALTPQLLDRLEGRFPGDVAVLHSGLTPAERWRHWWRIAHGVVKVVVGARSAVFAPVRDLGLIVVDEEHDYSYKQEEGVRYHGRDLAVVRARIAGCPVILGSATPSLESYHNARSGRYRLLELTRRVQARPMPGVEVVDLKAGQEPAPTEGLFSPPLLRALRENQEQGLQSLIFLNRRGFASFLQCWSCGFVVRCPHCSISLTYHLGRNSTFCHHCGFRRRKVDACPACGNVSLSEVGAGTERVEHALRRLLPKARIGRMDRDTTSARGAQERIFRAWEKGDLDVLVGTQMVAKGHDVGGVTLVGVVLADSSLNLPDFRAAEKTFQIISQVAGRAGRARRPGRVIVQTLVPGHYCFGHAQGHDYPSFFAAEIEFRRELGYPPFRHLVHLRLDGTEEEGVARRARALARDLRRDDNPHGVEILGPAPAPITKLRNRYRWQILLKGRSRPALGVMARRAAALVPKGRTVRLHIDVDPYNML